Proteins co-encoded in one Setaria viridis chromosome 9, Setaria_viridis_v4.0, whole genome shotgun sequence genomic window:
- the LOC117838848 gene encoding uncharacterized protein: MAGAGASSAWGPSPALVTALVALLGLGLAAYIVGPQLYWHAAEALTAAGACPACDCNCDARPLLDLPEDCAKQFKGVKSRATGEETEKSFTELLIEELRQREEEATQAQQEADVKLLEAKKLASQYQKEADKCSSGMDTCEEAREKSAEALVEQKKLTSLWEQRARELGWKPENTRHT; this comes from the exons ATGGCGGGAGCCGGGGCGTCGTCGGCGTGGGGCCCGAGCCCGGCGCTGGTGACCGCGCTCGTGGCGCTGCTGgggctcggcctcgccgcctaCATCGTGGGCCCGCAGCTCTACTGGCACGCCGCGGAGGCACtcacggcggccggggcgtgcCCCGCATGCGACTGCAACTGCGACGCGCGCCCGCTCCTCGACCTCCCGGAAG ACTGTGCCAAACAATTCAAAGGGGTTAAGAGTCGTGCGACTGgtgaagaaacagaaaagagtTTCACAGAGCTACTTATAGAAGAACTGAGGCagagagaagaggaggcaaCACAAGCTCAGCAAGAGGCTGATGTAAAGTTGCTCGAGGCCAAAAAGTTAGCTTCGCAGTACCAAAAGGAGGCTGACAAATGCAGCTCCGGTATGGATACCTGCGAAGAAGCTAGGGAGAAATCAGCGGAAGCATTGGTCGAACAAAAGAAACTGACTTCTTTGTGGGAGCAAAGGGCTCGGGAACTAGGATGGAAACCTGAGAATACAAGGCACACCTAA
- the LOC117838846 gene encoding uncharacterized protein gives MMGCLFGCFRASGDGGEVKGGGDGGQLVPPSLAPATSHKDAAGRRTRPPSRNALSAVFQREDEGLRAEQKASSWADQGDLRKGMDREPESQAIIHESYGALLETTDATQREPKNADSVHQKETHSGCLPAMSDDVHFMEALKVENCETPRSHQSSTVPDAMSSSKTNDELQSSSTSLGNNLEELTNENNTEECGVSKEEFLQPEQSEEDPKCAKNDNVVAMEISISDECSLFQSSEGSISSSNKIRDSVNTKSIEKSLETESIIHATGKKVLKNNDLELELPSLSHWLKPPNPKKPFRDEALTGDRSNSAKSSDEDRPIIGMVAAHWKDKEPENFTPKWFDGNGIPNSTNKYKEDQKVSWHATPFEERLEKALSEEKLLSERNCSSGKTSQFLGVEGEESDTAESNRLYAAAYA, from the exons ATGATGGGGTGCCTGTTCGGCTGCTTCCGcgcctccggcgacggcggcgaggtgaagggcggcggcgacggcggccagcTCGTGCCTCCGTCCCTGGCCCCGGCGACGAGCCACAAG GATGCTGccgggaggaggacgaggccgcCGTCGAGGAACGCGCTCTCCGCTGTGTTCCAGCGAGAAG ATGAGGGATTGAGGGCGGAGCAGAAAGCGAGCTCGTGGGCCGACCAGGGCGATTTGAGGAAGGGGATGGATCGGGAGCCTGAATCCCAG GCTATTATCCATGAAAGCTATGGTGCACTGCTGGAAACTACAGATGCAACCCAAAGAGAGCCCAAAAATGCAGATTCAGTTCATCAGAAAGAAACACATTCAGGATGTCTTCCTGCCATGTCTGATGATGTGCATTTCATGGAAGCCCTGAAGGTTGAGAATTGTGAAACTCCTAGGTCTCATCAGAGCTCCACTGTACCTGATGCAATGAG TTCATCAAAAACAAATGATGAGTTGCAGTCTTCATCTACTTCCCTTGGAAATAATTTGGAAGAGTTGACAAATGAGAACAATACTGAAGAATGTGGGGTATCAAAAGAAGAATTCTTACAGCCTGAACAATCAGAGGAGGATCCGAAGTGTGCAAAGAATGACAATGTGGTCGCCATGGAAATCTCAATATCTGATGAATGTTCCCTTTTCCAGAGCTCCGAGGGTTCTATATCATCCTCTAACAAGATAAGAGACAGCGTGAACACAAAATCTATTGAGAAGTCCCTGGAAACTGAGTCAATTATTCATGCCACCGGAAAGAAGGTACTGAAGAACAATGATTTAGAACTGGAGCTCCCAAGCTTATCCCATTGGTTAAAGCCTCCAAATCCTAAGAAGCCATTCAGAGATGAGGCCTTGACGGGTGACAGATCAAATTCAGCTAAGAGTTCGGATGAGGACAGGCCTATTATTGGAATGGTTGCAGCACACTGGAAAGATAAAGAGCCAGAAAATTTTACTCCTAAATGGTTTGATGGAAATGGCATCCCCAATTCGACAAATAAGTACAAAGAA GATCAAAAGGTGAGTTGGCATGCAACGCCATTTGAAGAGAGGCTTGAGAAGGCTTTATCTGAAGAGAAGTTGCTCTCTGAAAG GAACTGCTCGAGTGGAAAGACATCTCAGTTTTTGGGAGTGGAAGGCGAGGAGAGTGATACTGCTGAATCTAACCGTCTATATGCTGCTGCTTATGCATGA